The sequence below is a genomic window from Silene latifolia isolate original U9 population chromosome 7, ASM4854445v1, whole genome shotgun sequence.
GTCTTTAGAAACATAATATTTGGTCCGGACCTAAAATATCCGGGTTTggtccggaccggaccgaagaccgaaaactcaaaaaatgaggaccgaagaccggacctaaaaaattcggtccgggtttggtccagaccaaatggtccggtccggtccatttttccggtccggacctaaaCTTGCACACCCGTAGTTTATATAGTACTCTCATAACAGATATTTTCCTTAACAGAATTAGGAAACCCTAACAATTTCCTAAACAGACAAGGAAACTAAATAATAGTTTCCTAAACAGATAAGGAAACTAAATCAGATGCGGAATTCAGAACAGATTCAAGGCATATTCTAACACATTCAATATTTCGAATTTCAAGACCTTCTTCACGTTTAGGTAAGCTAAGGTATTTTTTACTGCACCAATGAATAGGCCTCCCCAATCTCCTacccgcccaccaaaaatgtgataATAAGGAATTTATCTTAGTAGTCACACAtaccggtattttaaataccgatGGAAAGTAAATAGAAAGATTTGATAGGACAGACGGAATTAGAGTAAGTCTTCCCGCAGGTGATAAGAAAATCCCATTCCAAGAGGAGATCTGTTTCATCACAATATCCAACAGGCCCTTAAATAACTCTCTCTTTGATCCTTGAACATCCGTAGGTAAACCAAGATATTTTCCAAGGCCCTTATTGCCTTTGATCTTCAGGTTTTTCAACCCCGGCGCGCCTTTGCAAGCGTAGTACTCGGACTGAACATAATTCCCGATTTATTTTCATTCATAATTTGTCCCGAAATCTTACAATATTTATCCAAAATGACCCTTAATGATTTGGTCGAATTATGATTGTCATGTAGAAAAAACACCGCATCATCTGCAAAGAGCAGGTGAGAGAGCGGATCTTCACCCCGACACAAACTGATGCCTTTCAGGGTTCCATTATTCTAGGGTTCCATTATTCTGTGGACGGATCAGATTCGAAGAAAGAGCCTCCATGCAGAGTACGAAAAAGATAAGGTGACAAAGGGTCACCCTGTCTAAGCCCACATTTTGGTTTAAATAAATTTAGAGGCGCTCCATTGAAAAGGACCTGATACGAGACAGTGTTAAAACAATTCATGATCAACTTTATCATACGGCTAGCCGGCTAGGCAATCCAACCTTAATAAGAACAGCCCTTAAGAAGTCCCATCGAACACGATCATAAGCCTTACTCATATCAGCCTTGAATGCATAACGACCATGCCTTCCTTTCTTATGGGAATTGATTTTATGAAGTGCCTCATGTGCCAATAAAATCATACAAAAATAGAATGACCCGAAAGTTCCCATTGAACCGGCCAAGTATAAGACATGAgaccgtcttgcttgtgacggtcacaagtATGTGGCCTTTCACATTCGCAGCCCCCTTCCTGTGCCCACCCACTTGCTCTCCCACTTGCTCCTTGTGAGAGGTCACAACCTTGTGACGGAATAGTGCCattacaaatgagaatttgtgatataaCATATGGACAGATATGCACTGTGCGGTGTGCTTGTGTGCAAGTCTCCGGTACACAAGCATTGCCTTATAGTGAGTAAAGGGTTCATTGCAATTTTCAATCCTTTTTCAGAAATTTACAAATGTGCTTTTCCGGTGTAGCTTCATTAGGCGGTAAATTGAATCGATTCTTTATTTGTTTCACGATTGATAAACAAGTGTTTAGCCTAAAAAGAAGGGTTTTCCACTTGTCAGTATTCATCTCCAGAAATCAATTTTTGACAAACAAAAGCGATCACAAATACGGAGTACTTGATAAAGATTGATGCCGATTTCTTCCATTACCCAACTCATTTAACGAGAGCAATAACAGCATTCTAATCTGTATTACACGACGGTCTTAACCAAAAACCAAATGAGAATAAACTCTCGATTTTTTCGTTAAATATATATCATCACATACCGAAAAGTTAATTTGTCTTTTTTCCCAACAATTACAAAATGCAATTCTCCCCAACATCGAGAGTTAAACCCGTCTCCAAATTCCTACAAAATGGAGTACTCTTTTCCAAAATGGAGTACTCTTTTTCTTAGAGCGATGATAACGTCACTACACTAATACAAGTTCACTCTCTCACAACTTGAATAACATTAGTAAAAACGACCGTTAAATTTCCTAAATTCCTTCCTAGTTCTACTAATGCTACAATTTACTACCATCCACAATTAGAATTAGCATAATTACTACTAATACGAGTATAATCCTCACAAGTTGATACGACCACCACCACTATTCCTCCGACCACCACCACCGCGATTAAGCTGAAAAAACTCGAGCTGCATTTTCATAAGAGACTCAATCCTCTGAATTTCCATCTCTTTAACAAACACCATCCTCTGCCTCTCCATCTCCACTATATCCTCCAACTTCCCCCTCTCCGCCGCCTCATACGCCTCCCCAAACCTCCCTATCGCCGTCATCAATTCCTCCATTCCCGTCTTCTTCTCCTTACCCTTCTTCCTCCCACTTCCACCACTACCCACATTCATCTCCACTCTCTGCCTCTTCTTACTCTCATTAGGCAACCAACACTCTTTTTCCGAGTCTGATTCCGAGTCCGAGTCTAATTCTATCACTGCAGGTCTCATACCACCCACATTGCCTACACTAACATtaaaattatgattatgattcACCGTACTATGAAGATTAAACCTCTGCTGTACCGAAAACGGTGTCGGAAATGGAAAACAATGCCTAATTACTTGCTGCGGAAAAGGTAAGGGTAACGGTAGCGGCTGCGGAATCCCGAAAGGAATTCCGACCGGAACCTCTTTCTGAACCGGAGCAATAATCCGGTCCAACCGGTCATAAAACGGCCAGTAAGAAGGACCACAACCAGCTAAAACCTTGGATTTTTCAAACTTATACTTATTAATCACGGCATCAATGCGATTCTTACACTGAATTTCGGTTTTGGGAGTAATGCAGTACTTAACAATGGCGGAAATTTCATTCCAGTTGATATAAGAAACGTTACCTCGTCGAAGCTCAACGTAACGGTGGGCCCACGCGTTGATTAGTACGGAGGTGGAGTCGTCGGTCCATATGTCGTCTCTTCCACCGGCGTATAAGGCGGAGACATCGGCGGTGATTTGACCGGAGTGtggttgtttttgtttgttgtAGTTGTTCATGAAGAgagataaaattagggttttggagaagaggaaatgagaaaggatttggggatttttgggGCTTTTGGATGTGGAGGATGATATCTTTACGGGGATTACTAATCGTGTCACGGATGATGATGCGGACTGGCTAAGGAAGCCTTTCTCGGCCAAGGAGGTCCGGAAAGCGGTTTTTCAAATGGGTCCTCTCAAGTCCCCTGGTCCTGATGGAATTCCGGCTATGTTCTTCCAAAAGTGTTGGGGGTGGATCAAGTCTGATCTCACTACAGCTGTGCTTTCGGTACTGAATTCTGGGAGGGTGTTAAGGGAGGCTAATCGGTCTTTTATCGCTCTTATCCCTAAAGGTGATAATCCTGAGACTGTTCAAGATTACCGCCCCATTAGTCTTTGTAATGTTTTTATGAGAATTGTCACTAAGTGTATTGCTAACCGATTGTCTAAAGTGATGGGTTCCTTGGTCGGGGAATTTCAAAATGCTTTTATTCCGGGAAGGCTGATTAGCGACAATATCTTGCTGGCTCATGAGGTTATTTATGCCATTAATGGACATAAACAGGGAAGAGTTGGAAGATTTGCGTTTAAGGCTGATATGAGTAAAGCTTATGATAGGGTCCGGTGGCAATTCCTGGAGTTAACTTTATACAAGTTTGGTTTCCCTGAGACGTTGGTAAAGCTGATTATGAGTTGTGTTTCTACGGTGTCGTATGAGGTTCTTTTTAATGGTTCTGCACTCGATGCTTTTAAGCCAACTTGTGGTCTCCGACAGGGAGATCCCCTTTCTCCGTATCTCTTCATTTTATGCATGGAAGTTTTGTCTGGGAAGGTGCTCCAAGCGCAATCGGCAGGGGCGCTTCAAGGCATCCGGCTCTGTCCGGAGGTTCCTCCTTTAACGCATCTATTCTTTGCGGATGATGCTGTTTTCTTTCTCCAGGATGTCAACCGATCGGTGTATAGGTTAAAAGAAATTTTGGATGCGTATTGTCGGGCATCGGGGCAACAGATTAATGATAAGAAATTAGGTGTTCTTTTTAGTCCAAGTACGAAGCTGCTTCAGGCTAAGACATGCTTACAAGTTCTCAATATTCGTGATAATAAAGGAATAGGAAAATACCTTGGTTTACCTACTGAATTTCAGGGTTCAAAGCGCGATATTTTTGCGGGCCTAACTGAGATGGTTGCAAAGCGAGTTTCTTCGTGGAATGGAATTTTTCTATCACCGGCGGGTCGTTTAACCTTGATTTCTTCTGTCTTATCAAATCTCTCCAATTACTTTCTATCGGCATTTAAGATGCCGGTAAGTGTGTCTAGCAAGATTAATTCTATGCTGGCGCATTTTTGGTGGGCGGAATGTAAGGTAGGGAGAACTACTCACTGGTGTAGTAGAAGGTTCCTTAGTCTGCCGAAGAGTTCGGGAGGGCTCGGAATGAGGAATATTGAGTGCTTGAATCAGGCCTTGTTGGCTAAACAGGCTTGGCGGATTGTTTCAGGACAGACTTCCTTGTTTTGCAAGATCTTTAGGGCCAAACTATTTGGCAAGGAAGGTTGGCGGGAGGGGTCATCGTATTCACGTCGAAGTAATGTCTCTTGGGCGGTTCAGAGCATTCGCTATGGGATGGATCTGATTTTGCAGAATGTGGCTTGGAAGCTGCGGTGCAGTCGGCTCCGAGCTCCGGTGCTGTCCGCGGCATGGGTGGCTGGGGAAAAACCGGATCCAAGTGCAGAAGCTATGCTTCCGGAAAATTCACACCTTAAAGATTTGAGAGTCAAGGATCTACGCTCATTGGATGGGCGCTGGGATGAAGAGTTTGTCCGTTACTTGTTCAGTAATGAGTCAGCTGCAAAAATCTTAGCTATTCCTGTTTGTGTCTCGCAGATTACGGACAAGGTGTTCTGGAGGCACACCCATAATGGTCTTTACTCAGTTAAGAGTGGATATGGAGTTGCCTTTGATGAATTTATGACGCTTCATGGGACCACTAAGGATAGGACTCGTTTGTGGTCCGGGTGGCATTCTGCAGAGTAAGCTATGGAAGTTACCTGGACCAAGCACTTGGAGGGTCTTCTTGTGGCGTTTACTGACGAATTCGTTACCTATGGGAAACGAGTTTGTTAAGCGGGGTTTAGGTACAGATTCGACTTGTAAGCTGTGTTCTCGGGAGGAAGGGAACACTGAAACGAGTGTGCATTTATTTCGGGATTGTCAAATCGCGCGTCGGGTCTGGGCTTGCTCTGATCTTGGTATAAGGATTGAAGGGGATGCACATATTGGGATAGAGGAATGGATTATTAATTGGCTCTCTTACCTTGAAAAATTGGATGATGCGGAGGATAAAATTGTTAAATACTTGGCGACATTATGGTGCTTGTGGCTAACTCGTAACCGGGTTGTTTTCCAGGGGGAGCCTTTTCATCCGCTTATGTATTTTGGTTTATGATCGAGTTCGGTCGACACTGCTTTGCAGGCTCTTAACAGTGGGAAGGAGGAGAGCAAATATGGAGAGGTGGATGGGCGGATAAGGGAAGCATGCCAGATACGTGAAGGGCGACCTCACTTTGTGGTAGGCAGACGGTATTCGTGTACAGCCACTCGGGTAATGGTAGATGCTGGGTGGAAATCGGTGGGGGAGGCTGCGGTAGGGTGGATTGCGTACGTGGATGAGGGTGGCCCGGGGCTTACCAGAAGTACTAAAATCGGTGCGGAATCCGGGTTGCAGgctgaagctttaggagttcggGATGTGTTACGATGGGCGCATTCTCAAGGGATCCTTCATCTTGAGGTCAATTCGGACTGCTTACAGCTCATCCTTCAACTGGCAGGACTGGAGTTTGAGCATCATCTCATTAGTGGTGTAATTAGTGACATGCGTCTTCTTTTTCCTTATTTTCATTGTCTTTCGTTTAGGTTTGTACCGCGTCGTCTTAATAAGGTTGCTCATGGGCTCGCTAAGAGGGCTATGAGTGACTAGGCTTTGGATTGTTTTTTactgctgccaaaaaaaaaaaaaaaaaaaaaaaaaagaaaaaaagattgtgTCGGGTGAGGTGTATGTGAACGTTTACCGAGGAACGGGAGTTAAACAGAGGAAAGCCCTGGTCAAGACAAGTCTTTGTTAAGACGATACTTCAATCGGATTTTAGAAAATGTTAATGGGATTATACACTGTTCGACATTGGACACGTTGatttacaccaaaaataaaaaacGACATTGGACACGTTGATTTACACGTTGATTTACATTCGACATTTTTGTGGtttgttaattaattttagtaCTCTCCATTTCATTTTATTGTTATCTTTTCCACAAAATTTATTTCAAATTAATTGTTCTCTTTCTAAATGTAGTTCTCCGTAAATATTTACATTAAAGAAAAATGAGATGGAGCCACCCGGTGACGCTAAATTTGAGCGCCACCGAAGGTATTATCGTAAATTTGTTACTTATTTGACTTTCCCTCCAtctaaatttgaaattcaaattaAATAATGTTAAAGGGTAATATAGaaaattaacattattaattaGTTACGGAGTATAAcaataatattatttataaatattaaaaaaaaaaactccaaaaatAGGCGTTTTTTGTGGAATCAGTTGAGCACCATTGTAGTATTGTACCAAGAGGCAAGAGTTGTTACAAGTTATAAATAATACTGAATCCCCAATAGAAACCATTAAAAGGCCATCCTTTTTACATTAAATCGCTTATCACACTCATTTTATTACTCATTTTTAAATCCACTCAAAATATAGAGTAAACCAATATAActagaatggaggaagtattcttgACTGAGTTATCTTTAAGTGCAAATTGAGCAATTAAATATACGAATGTTAACTCTTTCTTTGTCTATGAATGAATGATCAAATGAAAAAATAtttttccctacaaaaaaaaaacatgaattaTTATATTGAACTCTTTGCATATACGGTTTTTCAAAATATATGAgagaattttgaaaaaaaaaatatatgacaACCAGATAAAAGAGATGAAAGGTGGAAACATATTTTGTATGGAATACCATTTTTAAGTTGATAACGCAGTCATTTATAAGGGGGAGTCGGAAATAGTTCGAAAAATCGATTTAGTTGTGAGATTTCCTCAAATTTTGCACATTCAACTATACCTGGCCaaactgtcaaaaaaaaaaactataccTGGCCAAATAACTAGGCCTAACACCCGAAGTAAGGACCGAGTAGAGGCGGCAATTATTGACACGATCCGTAAAAACGACacaaacccgacacgaaattagcgggttagggttaagacgttgtgacccatttaagtaattgggttaaCACGGACACGATACGAAACTCaaacgggtcgggttagggtagAGCTCTTTCAACTCGAACCTgacacgaataacccatttatttaaaagTGTTATAATATATTTCGTTTTAATCAATAATTCAACAAAACAACTTTAAAATAAGTatttttattccttatttttGGGATAGAAGGACTGTAAAGCTTAGTTTATTGGATTAAACGAGTTAAGCGGGTTAAAAATTAACTGCTTATAGATAAATGGCTTAAACAGatcgggttgggttatagaaaacttaaatgggtcgggttagggttgaggtagtagtgacccgtttaaagttgatacgaacacgaacacgacacggcctgtttgccaggtctaggaCTGAGCATGACCATAACCCGAATTGACATGCGTGAAACAATATAATTTCGTCTAAAGGTTTATTGTTGCAAACGAACCATTATTCATGAAGAACTTGATCCGACCAAAATCTTGCAAACTCGAAATAAACCCAGCTCAAACAGACTCGAGCCACAGCCAGCCGGCCTGCCTGACCCGTTGCTCtttgcctaatccaacccaataTAACATACTCTGTCACCTTAGCTCTCTATTAAGTataaaaactcgataaaaataataaataaccaacaacaacaacaacattagagccttaatcccaaaatgatttagggtccgctgacatgaatcatcttttagaaccgtccatgggtgaacgctcaaaatgcgaaaaaaagTAGAAAAggggaaaaatgaaaaacaaaagagaGAGCGAGAcataatacaaagtcaaggtaaatAACCAACCGGAAAAACTACCTCATTAACTAAATTAAGTATTAAACACAATTTTCTGCTTGATAAAACACTCCACAATTTGGAGGCCAAAAGCAATCAATGTGTGAAATACAACATAAATAGAAACTCAATCACCAAAAGAAGATTCACGAAATGTAGTACTCGTTCAGTCGTACGTAATACAAGGCTGGAGATACCACTTGAGGCATCTCTCTAGATCCTTCATCGTCGATATCGCCTACCAGTGACACATTCAAAGCCGAAATCATATTGAGATGCCGGTGTTATCATAGGAGTGATCATGGAGAGATGAAACCCTTTGTTTCCTTCTCGGTCTCCTACTACCCGCTCCTCCTTCGTCCTCTATGTTGGTTGCCCTTTTCTCTCCCGGGTTTCCCCTGCACTCCGCCTGTCTTCACAATAAACGCATTTCTTCCTTTAGATGCGGTTTACAATTTACTCACTCCTTGAAACATGCTCGAACCAATTAAAGAAAGGAACGATTAATTGTTGTACAAAAAAAGGAACTTAATCGCTTACCCCTACACGATAACTTAATGTGTTTGGATTGAAGGGAGATGACCCTTGTACGCTATTCATCTCAGAACAGCTTCTCTTGTTCGTAATACTTGGACTCTCCATTGATCCAAAAAACGCTGAAGAGCAAGGGGTCATCCCTTGCGACGATGTGGAAGGAAATGCATCACCATTGTCCCTTTGGAACATCTCTTCGAAAAGCTCTTGTAATTGTTCAAAGCTCTCCTCCCCATTTTCCTGTTAATTAATTCCGTCAATGAAAACAATTACGGACTCCTCCTAAACCGAACATTATAGCCATCTTGACTTTAATCAGTCCCCAACATTCCTAACCAAGTAAGATTGTGCAAATAATTCTAATTCTAATCTAGCGGCTCGCGTAAATCACGTATCTAAATTTAACACGGTCAAGTCTACATCTAACCCCCTAGGATCGCGACCACTTCTAAAATGAAAGGTGTAACAATGATAGACATGAGAGCTCACATTAGGCTTTTGTTCGCACATCATAGTAGCCATCTCGTTCAAAAACTCGCCCATCCCCTGCATTTAAACCAGAACATAGTTTAGCATTCTAACTATTTCAGTACATTCATCTTATGCCAAAAATATGACGTTTTTTCACATAACAACTTTACAcccagtggtggagctaggggggcTAGCAGGAGCGCTTGCCCCCTTGGCGGATGAAATTTTCGGAATTTCTCGTTAaagttttcgaaatttttccagTGTACCTTATAATATTACCATTTCGCCCCCCAAAAATTTTTCGCCCTCATACACTTGAATCCTGGCTACGCCACTGGTTACACCCGATTTTTAGTAACGGTGTATTTACGCGTTTAATGACTCACACAATATTAGTCATGTCGCCGTGAGCTCTAGGTCATAGAAACAATGATGAGAAAGACCAATACATTAATGTAGAATCATAGTACAACGTTTTCGTTCTACAAAAGGGTAATACATTTAGAAAGCAAAAGGAAACAAGCAATGCCAAAGGGACTCACATGATTGTTTTGGTCATCATCATTGTCGTAGACTCCAACGTCATACATAAATCTTTTGGTCTCATCAGATAGAACTGTTCCAACAACCAAAAAAATCCCTAAAATCATGTCAAGTTGCACTATAGCTCCGAAAATTACAAACAATATCTTCAATTTGTTGTAAATAATCAACATGCCAATCATGCTTATAAGACCAAACATTCTCGACGGTATCCAGCAATTTCACGGCAATCCAAGACCCAACCAATACAAGCCGTCGATGACTCGATCAATATTATTTAAGACGAACATATCCGTCTTACACAATTAGACAAGTCAAATAGATGTATAAGTTAAAAAGCATAATAATGTCTATAAAATACTCCCTGTGTCCCGGTGATTTGTTGTCATTTTTCATATTAGGGTGTCTTaatcaattattgtcctttctattttaaaaatgaacttgatgagcaatttgatcattcacatttAATTTGTTTCACTTGTCATTCAGTAATTGACTCattcctcttttcttggtctttgtgccaaaaccaaaggataacaattgaTTGAAGGGGAAGTAGTAAACTCTTGTCCCCATCCACCAATATGGGGTGGCATACTAGCATTTAACACCGTTTTACACATATTAAGACGGATATGATCGTTTTAAAGAAGACcaaaaaaagtgcggatccaatagtatctttgttgcggaagctctcgctttaaaagaaggtattttagcagctaaatacttagaaaTCTCAAatttaattgtggagggtgataatttatgtgtgattaactcgattcgaggtacttggcaaattccttggaaaatttctagtattatcaaggatgtgaaattagacctttatTTTTTCGATggagtgataattaaacattgatttcgtgaagccaacaaggttgctgacttcatggcttctattggacaatCATGTCCAACTCCTTTAAAGTGGTTTGATAGCTGGTGGCTTCAACTACCTCCCtcaaggatgagataggttggtcctcccctagaggatcaacctagttttcttactcttttttttttttttttttttaaaaaaaaaaatatagtagAACTGTAAATTCATAATCCTAGATTTAAATAAACCAAAAGGTGGGTCTCATTCAACAACCAAGATTCAACATCTTTTGATCAAGACTTTACGTAGTCCGAGAATACGAGGCCCAAACTCATACCTCAAAGTCTCGAACTTTACGCAAAGTTGGTCGTAATAATGAGCACTTCTAATCAGAACAAAAACCGGAAAGGGTACAATAATAAGCTGAAAATTAGCAGTAACGGAACCAGGATTTATTATTAAGGGACGATAAATTTCATGTGAACGCACCAGTAATGCAATAACAAATCAGGACAAAACCGAAAAGGAGTACAATAATAAGCTGAAAATTAACAGTGACGGAACCAGGATTTATTATTAAGGAGTACAATAATAAGCTGATTTATTATTAAGGAGTACAATAATAAGCTGAAAATTAGCAGTAACTAACGGAACCAGGATTTATATTATTAAGGGACGATAACTTTTCCACAATAACTTTCTTTATAAAGACTATTTTaatcaaaaataaacaaattaccgagacggagggagtatttggtAACCTAAAGGAACAGAGAAGGAAAATTACCAGAATAAGCAGTTTGAATAGCCTGAAATTTCTTCTTTGCTTCTTCAACGAACTTTGAATTTCCAGAAGACGAGCAACGATCCGGATGCCATCTCTACTCAAATTAAAAAATTCAACAATAAAtcaaatgaaattaaattaaaatactccgtataACACGCTGTTTTTTGTCATGCAAATTAAAACtctatttttaacatattaatccaAAAAAAGTGATTTCTTAACAAATTGCAGAACGTACGGAGTAAACGTAAACTATTGACCGTGACGGAATGAGAAACACAATACACATTAATTAGAGAGAAAATAAACAAGAATCAAACCATGGCAAGTTTTTTATAAGCAGATTTAAGCTCAATTTGTGTACAATCTTTATGCAATCCAAGAATTGCATAGAAatcatcatcattgttgttgttgtttctcTGTTCTTCACCCGACATTTGTATTTTAGATTTTGCAACACTTTGGTGTCGACGAATTTGATTGTAagattatacggagtatattattataCTTATATAGTCAATAAAATAAGAGCGAATTGAATGGGATATAGAGATATGgtacgtaataataataataaatttatataataataaaaagaaagaGCAAAGTTATGATTTTGTAGAAGAAAGAAGAAGTTGTAGATGGCTGGCTAGAAGAATAAAATAGGGTAAAATTAGAGTAGTAGTACGATACTACGATCAACTTGTTGTGTATACGTTAAGGCACAAGAACTCTCCAGAAGCGGCTACtttctttactttttttttttaattttatacgCTCTTTAAATAAATCAACTACGCTGCTGCACATCTAAAATATCATATACTTTAGGCAAATTTAGCAAAACTAGACTTCTATCTACCCCCAATTACACATATGTCTACACCAATTTTTATTCAATACCGTCTTAACTTAAGATGATTCTTCCAATTTCACAACGGATTATATATAATAGACGAAAATAAAATAAGCTTTGTTAAAATGTGTCTAATTATATCGAATATGTCTTAATCGAGTGGTTAAGATAGGGGTATCTTGGATAATAGGTCTCAGGTTCAATTTATCCTCCCTTTATTGTAATGCGATTAAGTGCGCGTttcgttgaaaaaaaaaaaaaaaaaaaaaaaacttgtctaATTATGTTGTGAGGTTAGGAGTAATAAATTTTAGATTAAATGTGGCATGACTTGCATCTCATGAAATGAAACGTTTTACTCTTttgattatttgtttacctattttttTGGATGTCTCATTTATTTAACTTTTTATATTGCGGATAGTTTTGATGGATAATTTCATCACTCATTTTATTGTTGTCTATTTACGGCTTCTCCTCCCCTCTGAATATCTCATTGATCTTTCATGCAAAAACaaagttaaataaataattaGGACGGATTTTTATCGTCTTAATCAATAAATGAGATTCCCTCTATATATGAAAATActtattttaaatattttattttggagAAAGGTGAGTAAGAAAAGGGATAGGAAAGAGGAGGAAGATATTTTGTTGGAAAAGTTGAGATTCATTTTCATTAGTTTAAAGAGGGACCCACATGGGGAACAACTTGAATTCCACGTGTAatgtataataagaataataagaatatAAAAGAAGTGGTAAACCAAGAACTAGAAGGTTCGGTTTTAACTATTTTCGGTGAGTTTACGATTGTGGACCTACTGGCTGTACATTTGTTTGGGTTTATGAGGAGTTACGGTCCATGCAATTATGCTTAAGAGTTGGTTggtctattcttgtaatttgcatgacTAAGTAATGCATTAGTCAATTTGTGTATGAAATTATCTTGTACAAATACAATGTTAGACTTTAATTAATGCTTTTTGTTTAAGTGAATGATTGATTAGATTTGTGATGTTTAGGGTGCATGTGGGTCATTGGCTCATTGCTAATTagataatataaaataattaactTGATTATCACGTTAAGTTGTTACGTTTAGTACTGTGTTCTAACTTACTATGTTTTACCGTTGAAGGGTTATTTCAATAGAAAGTCAAAATTGTGCTTGTAATAGAATCTTGTTATTAGTTTGTTACATTCTTAACTAAAAATGTATATTCGTGACAAAAAAAATTTGTGAAATTTGACTTAATTTTCTCATAATTGCTAGTAATGGTCCAACATGAACATAATCTGATATGATATTGACTCGATTGAGCATGTAGCCAATGTGTACTAGCACAAACTAATACTCGTAACAATTAGTCTCATTATAGACgtatatatccgtctaaagtgaaagacgggtcaaatatac
It includes:
- the LOC141589716 gene encoding trihelix transcription factor ASIL2-like, whose translation is MNNYNKQKQPHSGQITADVSALYAGGRDDIWTDDSTSVLINAWAHRYVELRRGNVSYINWNEISAIVKYCITPKTEIQCKNRIDAVINKYKFEKSKVLAGCGPSYWPFYDRLDRIIAPVQKEVPVGIPFGIPQPLPLPLPFPQQVIRHCFPFPTPFSVQQRFNLHSTVNHNHNFNVSVGNVGGMRPAVIELDSDSESDSEKECWLPNESKKRQRVEMNVGSGGSGRKKGKEKKTGMEELMTAIGRFGEAYEAAERGKLEDIVEMERQRMVFVKEMEIQRIESLMKMQLEFFQLNRGGGGRRNSGGGRINL
- the LOC141589717 gene encoding uncharacterized protein LOC141589717, with the translated sequence MGNEFVKRGLGTDSTCKLCSREEGNTETSVHLFRDCQIARRVWACSDLGIRIEGDAHIGIEEWIINWLSYLEKLDDAEDKIVKYLATLWCLWLTRNRALNSGKEESKYGEVDGRIREACQIREGRPHFVVGRRYSCTATRVMVDAGWKSVGEAAVGWIAYVDEGGPGLTRSTKIGAESGLQAEALGVRDVLRWAHSQGILHLEVNSDCLQLILQLAGLEFEHHLISGVISDMRLLFPYFHCLSFRFVPRRLNKVAHGLAKRAMSD
- the LOC141591730 gene encoding uncharacterized protein LOC141591730 isoform X1, coding for MSGEEQRNNNNNDDDFYAILGLHKDCTQIELKSAYKKLAMRWHPDRCSSSGNSKFVEEAKKKFQAIQTAYSVLSDETKRFMYDVGVYDNDDDQNNHGMGEFLNEMATMMCEQKPNENGEESFEQLQELFEEMFQRDNGDAFPSTSSQGMTPCSSAFFGSMESPSITNKRSCSEMNSVQGSSPFNPNTLSYRVGAECRGNPGEKRATNIEDEGGAGSRRPRRKQRVSSLHDHSYDNTGISI
- the LOC141591730 gene encoding uncharacterized protein LOC141591730 isoform X2 — protein: MSGEEQRNNNNNDDDFYAILGLHKDCTQIELKSAYKKLAMRWHPDRCSSSGNSKFVEEAKKKFQAIQTAYSVLSDETKRFMYDVGVYDNDDDQNNHGMGEFLNEMATMMCEQKPNENGEESFEQLQELFEEMFQRDNGDAFPSTSSQGMTPCSSAFFGSMESPSITNKRSCSEMNSVQGSSPFNPNTLSYRVGTGGVQGKPGREKGNQHRGRRRSG